From Candidatus Zixiibacteriota bacterium:
GACGGCTTCGCTGAAAATATTGAGCGCCGCTTTTGATGCGGCATAGACAGACCTTCCGGCCCGTCCCGCTTTTCCGGCCATCGATGATACATTGATGATTTGCCCGGATCCGTGAGCGCGCATTCGCGGAATAAGCGCTTTAAGACAACAGAACACGGCTCGGATGTTCGTATCGAAAATAAGATCAAATTCGGTAACCGATGTATCTAAAAGATTCTTGTTAACTCCGACTCCAGCATTGTTGACAAAAATGTCCACCTGATTGAATGTTATATACGCGGTATCGATGAGACGTTTCATTTCATCGGACCTACGAATATCTGCGACCACAATTTTGCAGTTGTCAGGATCTATATCCAAAGAGCGGGCTGTATCCTCAAGCGCGGTTTTGGAGCGCGCACAGAGCACAAGCCGGGTCTGTTCACGGGCAAACAGAGTGGCGATCCCTCGCCCGATCCCACGCGATGCCCCGGTAATAACCACAACTTTGTTTTTGAGTCTTTGCATATCGTACTTTCAGTAATTCGGAGGCACAGTTGGAACTGAATTTCGCTCTTTTCTTTCAGGTATGTATAGTCTTGGGCGTAGCACAGCCTTTAAGGCTTATACGCACAAACCTCGCATTAATTGCGATGATGCTGGAATATCACAATAATTAGACGATAGAGAGCCTGTTGACAGATATCAAATAAAGAAAAATATCTAGAACTGATTTGTCTTAAGCAAAACCAGTGTGCAGTTTTCCACGATCTCAATACCCGCGCTTATAAGGGTTTCTGCAAGGCTTTCATTTTCAGCCCCAGGATTGAAGATGACCCGGCGAGGTTTCAGCGCGAGAATATTTTCTTTCTCGGCAGATGAAATCTGCGCGTTGATATAGACGATGACGGTGTCCACAGTCTTTTGAATGTCGCTTAGTAATCGCACACCGGGCATACCATCGATGTCATGCCCCGCCGGATGAACCGCTATCGGCAAAAAGCCGTTTGCTTTGAGCATTTTCATGGCAAGAAACGAAATGCGCCCGGGTTTTGTTGATGCCCCCAGCACAGCGATTGTCGATCCCTTTGCCGCGCGCGTTGTTTGAATCATTATGCGTTTTCCCTTTTCAATGCCCGTCTCTCATACTGTCGGAAAAACCTCATGCGGGTCGAATTTCTGTCTTATTTTGCGGCAGTACTGGGCATCTGTGGATTGATTGGTCTCGTCCAATCCGCTTAGAAATCGTTCTCTCTCGATAGCGCTCATCTTGATATCTGCGAATTCTTCAATAGCCGAATCCGGCATCACCCGAAAGGTCGCGCTTACCACAAGTCCCAGCAATCCCCATGAGGGCGCAAAGATTTTTACGATATCATATCCTGAAACAGATTTGAAGCAGACCGAACCCGGTGTGACAATTTCGCCTTCAGGAGTCACGATCTCGGCTTTGATGAGATATTTTTTTATGGGCAATGGATGCATATTCATCCGACCGCTCAGATTAGTCGCGACTGCGCCGCCAACCGAGCCGACATACGGAAGCAGGGCATGCGGCAAAAATAGTTTGTGACGTTTCAGTTTGACATTGAGTTCGCGCAACGGAAATCCTGAACCGACAGTAATGTAGAAATCCCCCGGCGAGACATCGATAACATCATTCAGCCGGTCAGTACGTATACTCAGCATTGAGACGAATGGCTCGCGGAGCGGATCGATATTATTCCCAAATCCGGTTATGAAAATCTTCTGTTTGTAGCGGATCGCAAGTCGGACACAAGCCGCGGCTTCGTTAGCGTCTTGCGGATGAAAAGTCGGCACCGATTTTTGATAGGTCAGCCGGTCATCGGGAAATTCTGATTTCAGTATCTTTTCAAATTCCAATAGGGTAGTCATGCCCCCAAGATACGGAATGTCAAACCGCAGTCAAGGTCGGGATTCTTTGCGCAGGCGAGTTCCCTCACGTCTACTTTATGTTGCCAAATCAGGATTTTTTCGCTATATTAGCCAAAAAGACATTACCTCATTGGAAGGATGACAATGCAATTCAAGCACACATGTTTTGCTTTGGCGGTTCTCATTTCCGTTGCGGCAGCCATTACCCACGCCGAAGCTCAAAAGCTCCCGGACCCCGCCAATTGGTTCGGAACAGGAATCAACCAAGAGCAACTCATCGAAAATCCCATTGCTGAGGGTATAAAATCTCCTGCTCGTTCTGCGCTTGCTGCCCAAGCCGATCCGGACGTCGAAGCCTTGTGGGTGGGAGCTACCCGCTGGATGAGGGGAGTTAGTCATACCGGAGGCGAGACATTCTTTAACAGCGTTGGACGGGGCGAAATATTTTTCGGCAGCAATCTGACAGCGTCGCAGTTTGTTCCGATTGAACTCAGGTTTAGCAATGTTACAACAAGCGTCTGCCGGACTTTCCGCCGTGACCTCGGTTACGCCTCCTCGGGTGTCGGAACATTTCCCGGCTCGGCCTGGGATATGTCAAACCCGGGCAGTCCTCGTAGATTAAACATCTGTTTTGTCGAAGCATCAACCGAGGGGGCGCCTAATCTGACATGGGATCCAAATGCGACCAGCTTGGGCAAGCGCGAATATGTCTTTATAATGCTTAGTAACTACGACGGCACCGGCGCAACTTATAACGGTGTCAACATTCAATTGGGTGCTTCTAATTTGGATGTTGTCTATGGCTGGTGGCCAATGCTCGAAACAGGATTTACACTGATGCAGGTTCTTCCGGCAACTCTGGCAATTACCCCGTATTATGTCAAAAATTTTCGCGCTATACCGGCCTCCGGAAAACTGACACTGACATGGACATGCTATCTCCCGGGCGTTGATCACTACCGACTGTATAATGGCCCATCCTCACCTGCTGCAAACCTCATTTCCTCCCCGTCGTCTTCTTCGCGGACTTTCAGTCACAGCGGTCTCACAGACGGGGTAACCCAG
This genomic window contains:
- a CDS encoding CoA-binding protein, with translation MIQTTRAAKGSTIAVLGASTKPGRISFLAMKMLKANGFLPIAVHPAGHDIDGMPGVRLLSDIQKTVDTVIVYINAQISSAEKENILALKPRRVIFNPGAENESLAETLISAGIEIVENCTLVLLKTNQF
- a CDS encoding FAD-binding oxidoreductase — encoded protein: MTTLLEFEKILKSEFPDDRLTYQKSVPTFHPQDANEAAACVRLAIRYKQKIFITGFGNNIDPLREPFVSMLSIRTDRLNDVIDVSPGDFYITVGSGFPLRELNVKLKRHKLFLPHALLPYVGSVGGAVATNLSGRMNMHPLPIKKYLIKAEIVTPEGEIVTPGSVCFKSVSGYDIVKIFAPSWGLLGLVVSATFRVMPDSAIEEFADIKMSAIERERFLSGLDETNQSTDAQYCRKIRQKFDPHEVFPTV
- a CDS encoding SDR family oxidoreductase — translated: MQRLKNKVVVITGASRGIGRGIATLFAREQTRLVLCARSKTALEDTARSLDIDPDNCKIVVADIRRSDEMKRLIDTAYITFNQVDIFVNNAGVGVNKNLLDTSVTEFDLIFDTNIRAVFCCLKALIPRMRAHGSGQIINVSSMAGKAGRAGRSVYAASKAALNIFSEAVANEVRNYNIKVSLVSPSATNTQLMSEMDATASSRSKAVKWLTVEEVAEAVLFLAKQNENVWVSLAEIQPLLVRR